CTAATCCTTTcggatttctttttttcttttttggagtaATTTGTTTCTCTCCTGGGAAGTTCTGTTTCTATGAGTTTTCTCAATTTTATCCAtcgatatttttcttcttttttctttgcttgCGTCTGCACAACATTAAAGCCAAACATCTGGAGTTCTGGTTGTTATTATGAGGAAAAGAGGGTCGAAGACACTTCTAGTCGTACTTTAAACGAATTGGTTATGTAGTGGCAGATTATGGTTATGCATCATTTGCATTGTATTGATCACAGATTACTCATACCTCATACCATAGTTGCAATTGAATTGAATCACTCTCTAATTTTTGTTGTGATAGAAGTTGGTTATGGTTAACATGACTTCAATGTTCTGATattgctctctctttttctctgttgTAGTAAGCCAATGGAGGAGGATGCAAATGTAAGTATCTTACggctttatgtatatatatatttttttcatgttGCACCTTGTTCATGCTTTTCCCAATCTGTGTCCATAGCCTGGGTTCAAAAAGGGTCTTCAGAACCGTTAATCATTTTATCAATATATTGATCATATTATGAGGTAACATatggttgctgagaaaatgcGGCATCATAACTTATGAGAGAATGGTGATAAATGTAATGAATTTTTGTGCTTGACCATGTCTCTACACCTTCACCAGTGCAAAGTGTATCAAAGAATGTGTGGGGGGAATGTTGATTGCACCAATGCTTCCTGATTAAAATATAGGCTTTCcttcttttgcttttattgAGTCGGTGAGCCCTCAAACACGAAATTAGGATAtgtatatgtttatttataCATGCACTATGTTTAAGGAAAAtgttataaacaaaaaaaatcagttcAGGAAGCTCCAAATTTTTATTAACTATATATAACCTTTTGTCTTACTGGCTGCGCTTGTCTTGTTCTTCTCGCTTCATTCTTGATTCTTCCATCCCATCATCTTGAATTTTTTCGTTTAAGCTAGATGCACTTACTTAAGAAGTCTTCATGACAGGGTGGCAAGACCAAGGAAGAGGAGTTCAACACTGGGCCACTTTCTGTGCTGATGATGAGTGTTAAGAATAACACCCAGGTAGGGAGTTTTGTTAGAAGCAGTGATTCTGTTTTCCTCATATTGCTATCTTTTAATTTGGCTAATCTTCAAAATTGTAAATAGAGTGACTGTCGAGAAGTGACACATAAGTCAGGGTTGATTGGGTAACCTGAACCTGTTTACCTGGGGAGAGGCAGGTTAGTTTCATTTGGTGAGTTTAGATATGTAGGTTTTTTTATAGCCCTGATCGATGCTCTCTTAATTATTGTTTTATTGGTTTTAGCCATAAGTAGGTAGTGCCATTTGTGTCGTCATAGTATGCTCCAATacttgtaataaaaaaatcctCATTTTGAGTTTTGGACTGAATACTGTACTCATATGGCTTGTTCTTCTATATTGTTATAATGATGCAGTGTTCTTTCTCATCAGGTGCTAATAAACTGCAGAAACAACAGGAAGCTTCTCGGTCGTGTGAGGGCGTTTGATCGGCACTGTAATATGGTTCTTGAAAATGTTAGGGAGATGTGGACTgaggtttgtttattttgtcaCTCCTATTCTATAGTATTCTTTCAGGAAATTGATAGTGCAATTAATCAATGCTTTCTCGTGTTCAGGTGCCAAAAACtgggaaaggaaaaaagaaagctcTTCCAGTCAACAAGGATAGGTTCATCAGTAAGATGTTTCTTCGTGGAGATTCTGTCATCATTGTGCTTAGGAATCCAAAGTGAGATTTAATCTAGAGTTATTTAACGTCTGGGTAGAAGCAAGCAAGTAGCTCCTTGCAACTTTAGTTTCGAACTCATTGCAATTGGTGATATCGTAATGTACCGCTTGGCCAAACATTTTTTTATCCGAATGCCATGTGTTCCTTTAGGTCTAAGACTGTCGACGAGTCCAGCGGTGTTCTCACTAATCAACAGTCATTTATTTCAAGCATATGGAATTCCGAATTTGGGTTTCGTTACTAAAGATGCCATCTTCATGAACAACTACATGGGAGTGCAAAAATACACAGCCCATGATACCATTAAACTTTTAAGGAATCAACAACTCACTGTCTATTAAGACTGAAAGGGAAGGTAAACAAGAAGGTCTCGAAGATGACTGAAAATAACAAATGAGGTTCAATTCCCGCTCTAATGCTGCAGTTGTTCAACAGCTGCACTGTTTGGGGGAATAGATCTTCCCCTTTCTCCTTCTATGTATAAACACCACCAACTTAAGATGCCACGGCGGGGGTTGTGTTACCTTCCTTGTGGTCGCCAAAGATGCGTTGCCGGAAGTCTGAAACCATTAGAGGTAGACCCTTTCGAAGAGACACCTTGGGTTCCCAACCAAGTTGATCTTTGGCCTTTGTGATATCAGGTTTCCTCTTATGTGGGTCGTCCTCTGTGTTGGGTCTGAATTCAATCTTGGCATTGGGGTCAATTGTTTCCTGAACCACCTGCACCAGACCAATAAAACAACTGAATATACTGAACACAAGGCCCtcaacaataatcacaactaTTTTTACCCCACCaccatatataaatgaaatacaAATGCCAACCGACAGGGGCACGGGCACCTAAGGGAAATAAGGGAGCTTACAAGGCCTGATTTATCAACTAGATATTCACAATTATTTAGATTTTTTCCTAAGGGCCTACATTGTATATAGAACAATATTGAAAATATTGATAGGTACGCTTTCAAAACTCATAAATTGCCCTTGCAACCACCATTACCAACATACCTCTCTAAACAACAGCAAGAAAATGCATAGTACATATTTATCTTTCGTTGTTTCTTACTTTAATGGGCTATTAAATGCGCATATAAAAAAAAGGCTATTAAATGCCATCCTTCAAATTCAGTTTAATGGTAAGGAAATGCCTCCCTTCGTCACTAACAACACTTTATCCGCTTTGGACCAAGGCCCACATGAATTTCTTTCTCAAACCCGCACGGGAGTTTGGGCCCGAAAAACCGGTCGAACAACCGACCCCCTGTATACACAAGCCCGGTTATTCCAGCTCACATACCAAGGTACAGAAAAACCAGTTATTGTTAGTTAAAAGAGTTTGGCCTCACTTATACTCTGCACCAAACTATGTGCGTAACATGTTAATGTTTCAGGTATGCAATTCTTTCCTTTTTACTCAAAGAACAGAAGCAGAACTCTTTGCAAAGAGTAATTTGAAATATGGACTACAAGAATAAACGCACTCACCTGAGCAAGTTCAAGCATGGTGAATTCACCAGGATTTCCAAGATTGAAAGGTCCCACATGTTCTCCTTCCATAAGGCGCATTAAACCCTCAACCTGTTTTCGGACACATACATTACATCATCTTAGTAATCCTGACAGCATCAACTATAATGTAATTGTTGTTGGGTGGGGATGCACAACTACTATTTAGTATTAAGAAACTAAGAGAAGATACACCTTCCTTAGATAGTACAATAAATTCACAAGATCCCACCACCAATGAGGAAACACCTCCAATCCCACAATCCTGGCATATCTATTCAATGCTTTTAAAGGTTGCTCAAATATCCTATTTTCATTACATGCAAACTATTTCATACATGGCCACCACAGGGACCTTCATTGATTGTGAACTAATGcagaccaaaccaaacaatagtAACACCTACGTATGGGCAACTGAGATAGGTGGCCCACTTAAGTCTTTTCAATGTGGTGGGGTCACATGGGTACCAATTCTTCAATCTtccctaaaaatctcaacatGGAGTGCTTTTCGGGCCAAAGAAAGCAGTGGGCCTGTGTAAAAACTTTACCACAATTTAACAAGTTGAAGCTTTCAGAATTTAAATCTACCCTCTCTTTGTAACATCAAGTGCAAGAGAAGGTAGACTGTACACGCCGGTGCTCAACTCAGTTGGCTAACTATTCATGTATTTCTAACTAAGGTGCGGGATCCGTATCCCGGAGACAATATATTTGTGTATATAGTGAGTGTATTGTTGAATGTGTGTGAATTCTATGTgtggcaaaaaaaaatgcaagagACTCAGTAGAGAGGGTCTAGTTAGGTCTCATTCTGGGCAGGTTGCCTAAGTTCAAATCCTTGCTTTGGCCATATTCATGTTTTCACGTGCAAAAAGCTTCTTAAGTTAAAAAATGTACACAAACCTCGTTAGACAATAAAtggcaattgcataaaaagaaaacaaacctaCCCATTACATAATAGCAGATTGGGTATGCAATAAAGCATATATAATTAAACAAGGTATAATATAAAACTCTTACCAAGTCAGAAACATATTGAAAGCTCCTTGTCTGTTTGCCATCACCATAAACAGTCAAAGGTTCCTTCCTCAAAGCCTGCATTGTGATCATTAATTAACTTCCATCATTAGAACTTTACCATGGAAggaatattattaacaatgtgATTAAAAAGCAAATAATAATATTACCTGAGCAACAAAATTACTAACGACACGGCCATCATCAATGCACATGCGGGGCCCGTACGTGTTAAAAATTCTGGCTATTCTCACCTGCAACaaatcattttttatatttctctttcttctaattttatgtaaaataacaaaattttaattataaaataaatattattttattttaaaaaatagtaaaatacagACCTCAACACTAGCACCTCTGTGGTAGTCCATTGTCAATGTCTCAGCTGTCCTCTTTCCCTCATCGTAACAGCTTCGGACACCTGTCACAGAATTTCGTATCAGATTTGACTGACGTGCTTGGAATCATTCTACTCTCACTTTTTCCACTTTTAATTCAAGACCAAATTCCAGGATTCAGATCTCAGTAATACTACATACCC
This sequence is a window from Tripterygium wilfordii isolate XIE 37 chromosome 8, ASM1340144v1, whole genome shotgun sequence. Protein-coding genes within it:
- the LOC120004001 gene encoding small nuclear ribonucleoprotein Sm D2-like isoform X2, translated to MSKPMEEDANGGKTKEEEFNTGPLSVLMMSVKNNTQVLINCRNNRKLLGRVRAFDRHCNMVLENVREMWTEVPKTGKGKKKALPVNKDRFISKMFLRGDSVIIVLRNPK
- the LOC120004001 gene encoding small nuclear ribonucleoprotein Sm D2-like isoform X1; amino-acid sequence: MDLFISSKPMEEDANGGKTKEEEFNTGPLSVLMMSVKNNTQVLINCRNNRKLLGRVRAFDRHCNMVLENVREMWTEVPKTGKGKKKALPVNKDRFISKMFLRGDSVIIVLRNPK
- the LOC120004001 gene encoding small nuclear ribonucleoprotein Sm D2-like isoform X3, which translates into the protein MEEDANGGKTKEEEFNTGPLSVLMMSVKNNTQVLINCRNNRKLLGRVRAFDRHCNMVLENVREMWTEVPKTGKGKKKALPVNKDRFISKMFLRGDSVIIVLRNPK